CGGATCAGGGTTATACTCTTAATGGAATTACGTTTCAAAAGGAGAAGTTAAATGGGAAAAATTATTGGAATTGACTTGGGGACCACTAACTCCGCGGTCTCCGTGATGGAAAAGGGAGAATCAAAGACCATACAGAACGCGGAAGGCGGGCGCACCACGCCTTCGGTGGTGGGTTTTACCAAGGATGGTGAAAAGCTGGTGGGACAGGTCGCCAAGCGGCAGTCCATTACCAATCCGGAGAATACCGTCTACTCCATCAAGCGTTTTATGGGGCGGCGTTATTCTGAAGTGACCGAAGAGATCAAGATGGTTCCTTACAAAGTGGTCAAGGGTCCCAAGGATGATGCCCGCATCGAGATCGGCGGCAAGCAGTATTCCCCGCCTGAGATATCCGCGTTGATCCTGCAAAAGCTGAAACAATCCGCTGAAGACTACCTGGGCGAGAAAGTAACGGAAGCGGTGATTACCGTCCCGGCGTATTTTAACGATTCCCAGAGGCAGGCGACCAAGGACGCCGGGCGCATTGCCGGGCTCGAAGTAAAACGCATCATTAACGAACCCACCGCCGCCGCCCTGGCCTACGGCCTGGATAAAAAGAAAGACCAGTTGATCGCCGTCTATGACTTTGGAGGCGGTACTTTCGATATCTCGATCCTGGAGATCGGCGAGAACATCGTTGAGGTCAAATCCACCAACGGCGATACCCACCTTGGAGGCGACAACATCGATCAAAGCTTGATCGACTGGATCATCAGCGAGTTCAAAAAGGACCAGGGCATTGACCTGGTCGCAGATAAAATGGCCCTTCAACGCCTGAAAGAGGCCGCGGAAAAGGCCAAAATCGAGTTGTCAACCGCCATGGAGACGGAAATCAACCTGCCTTTTATCAGCGCCGACTCCTCAGGCCCCAAACACCTGGTCATGAAAATGACCCGGTCGCGTTTCGAGCAACTGGTGGGCGACCTGTTAAAGCGGTCCCTGGAACCCTGCAAGATGGCGGTCAAGGATGCGGGGATCAACGTTTCCGACATCAACGAAGTCATCCTGGTGGGCGGCTCGACCCGCATTCCCATGGTGCAGAAACTGGTTACCGATTTCTTTGGCAAGGAACCCAACAAAACGGTTAATCCGGATGAGGTTGTGGCCGCGGGAGCCGCGGTTCAGGGCGGTGTACTGGGCGGTGAAGCCAAGGATATTTTGTTGCTTGACGTCACACCCCTCTCCCTGGGAATTGAGACCCTGGGCGGTATTGCACACAAGCTGATTGAGAAAAACACCACTATTCCCACCAAGAAAACCGATGTGTTCACCACTGCGGAGGACAATCAGGGTACTGTGGAAATTCACGTGGTACAGGGAGAACGGGAAATGGCTCGTGATAACCGTACCCTGGGGAAGTTTCACCTGACCGGGATTCCCCCGGCGCCCCGGGGCGTTCCCCAGGTTGAGGTGACGTTTGATATCGATGCCAACGGCATCCTGAACGTGTCCGCAAAAGACAAGGCTACCAGTAAGCAGCAGGCCATTACCATCACTTCTTCCAGTGGACTTTCTGAAGAAGAGATCGAGAAGATGGTCAAGGAAGCGGATAGTCATCGTGATGAAGACATCAAGCGCAAGGAAGCCATTGAACGGCGCAACCAGTTGGATCAATTGGCTTAC
This window of the Candidatus Aminicenantes bacterium genome carries:
- the dnaK gene encoding molecular chaperone DnaK, which produces MGKIIGIDLGTTNSAVSVMEKGESKTIQNAEGGRTTPSVVGFTKDGEKLVGQVAKRQSITNPENTVYSIKRFMGRRYSEVTEEIKMVPYKVVKGPKDDARIEIGGKQYSPPEISALILQKLKQSAEDYLGEKVTEAVITVPAYFNDSQRQATKDAGRIAGLEVKRIINEPTAAALAYGLDKKKDQLIAVYDFGGGTFDISILEIGENIVEVKSTNGDTHLGGDNIDQSLIDWIISEFKKDQGIDLVADKMALQRLKEAAEKAKIELSTAMETEINLPFISADSSGPKHLVMKMTRSRFEQLVGDLLKRSLEPCKMAVKDAGINVSDINEVILVGGSTRIPMVQKLVTDFFGKEPNKTVNPDEVVAAGAAVQGGVLGGEAKDILLLDVTPLSLGIETLGGIAHKLIEKNTTIPTKKTDVFTTAEDNQGTVEIHVVQGEREMARDNRTLGKFHLTGIPPAPRGVPQVEVTFDIDANGILNVSAKDKATSKQQAITITSSSGLSEEEIEKMVKEADSHRDEDIKRKEAIERRNQLDQLAYALDKLVTENKDKIPADQVSEVEAAVKQAKEAVQSGDDERITKEIENINQLTSKVSTQMYQSSGGGAQQEAGDAEGGSESGQASDGGKDDGEVIDAEYEDMDKK